The following coding sequences lie in one Streptomyces venezuelae genomic window:
- a CDS encoding Lrp/AsnC family transcriptional regulator: MITAIVLIRTSVDRIPEIAESIAALDSVSEVFSVTGTYDLIAMVRVPRHDDLADVIPGRISKIPGVEGTDTHVAFRTYSQHDLEAAFAIGLDS; the protein is encoded by the coding sequence GTGATCACCGCGATCGTGCTCATCAGGACCAGCGTGGACCGGATTCCGGAGATCGCCGAGTCGATCGCCGCGCTCGACTCGGTCAGTGAGGTCTTCTCCGTGACGGGTACGTACGACCTGATCGCGATGGTGCGCGTGCCGCGCCACGACGACCTGGCGGACGTCATCCCCGGCCGGATCAGCAAGATCCCCGGCGTCGAGGGCACGGACACGCACGTCGCCTTCCGCACGTACTCGCAGCACGACCTGGAAGCGGCCTTCGCGATCGGCCTCGACTCCTGA
- a CDS encoding sensor histidine kinase: MTAETAEAVGTATKTPRTTTTTTAPATTGEPRGRWITARVRILLWLLVVMTVALTAVAATTRSVLLRDVDHRIDGLLAQETAEFTNLAREGVDPHTGERFTDPDPLLRLFLSRQYADPDEELLGLVGSSGEVPAKKEQSREARIDHPLAEDPAALRTVFASPDATGTVHRDRGEIRWAKVEIGARAGHPAAAFVVAFHPAGEQAKANDVFTMLLAISGVALLMTTGIGWAVAGRILRPVRLVRTTAAQLTEQDLTRRIPVQGRDDIAALAETFNGMLDRLERAFAAQREFVDDAGHELRTPITIVRGHLELMGDGPGEREETVRIVTEELDRMSRIVEDLLLLAKAERPDFVASEPVQLAELTADVFVKARALGDRAWRLAEVADAEAPLDPQRITQAMVQLAQNAVQHTAPGQRIGIGSRLCAGRVELYVADSGPGVQPQDAGVIFERFRRGTARRGSRATGAGLGLAIVRAIAESHGGGVELRSTDGGGATFVLVLPEGQPEGTERQCTAY, from the coding sequence ATGACAGCGGAGACAGCCGAAGCAGTGGGAACGGCGACGAAGACGCCGCGGACGACAACGACGACGACGGCCCCGGCGACGACGGGTGAGCCCCGGGGCCGCTGGATAACGGCCCGGGTCCGCATCCTGCTGTGGCTGCTCGTCGTGATGACGGTCGCCCTCACGGCGGTCGCGGCCACCACCCGATCGGTCCTGCTCCGCGACGTCGACCACCGCATCGACGGGCTCCTCGCCCAGGAGACCGCGGAGTTCACCAACCTCGCGCGCGAGGGCGTCGACCCGCACACGGGCGAGAGGTTCACCGACCCCGACCCGCTCCTGCGGCTCTTCCTGTCCCGGCAGTACGCCGACCCCGACGAGGAACTCCTCGGTCTGGTCGGCAGCTCCGGGGAGGTACCCGCCAAGAAGGAGCAGTCGCGCGAGGCGCGCATCGACCACCCCCTCGCCGAGGACCCCGCCGCGCTGCGCACCGTCTTCGCCTCGCCCGACGCGACCGGCACGGTCCACCGCGACCGGGGCGAGATCCGCTGGGCGAAGGTGGAGATCGGGGCGCGCGCGGGGCATCCGGCCGCCGCGTTCGTCGTGGCCTTCCACCCCGCGGGCGAACAGGCCAAGGCGAACGACGTGTTCACCATGCTGCTCGCCATCTCCGGCGTCGCGCTCCTGATGACGACGGGCATCGGCTGGGCGGTCGCGGGCCGCATCCTCAGACCGGTGCGTCTGGTGCGCACGACCGCCGCCCAGCTCACCGAACAGGACCTGACCCGGCGCATCCCGGTCCAGGGCAGGGACGACATCGCGGCGCTCGCCGAGACGTTCAACGGCATGCTGGACCGCCTGGAGCGGGCGTTCGCCGCGCAGCGCGAGTTCGTCGACGACGCGGGCCACGAGCTGCGCACGCCCATCACCATCGTCCGCGGCCATCTGGAGCTGATGGGCGACGGTCCCGGCGAGCGCGAGGAGACCGTCCGCATCGTGACGGAGGAACTGGACCGGATGAGCCGCATCGTCGAGGACCTGCTGCTCCTCGCCAAGGCCGAGCGGCCCGACTTCGTCGCCTCGGAGCCCGTGCAGCTCGCCGAGCTGACCGCGGACGTCTTCGTCAAGGCGCGGGCGCTCGGCGACCGCGCCTGGCGGCTCGCCGAGGTCGCCGACGCCGAGGCCCCTCTCGACCCCCAGCGCATCACCCAGGCGATGGTGCAGCTGGCCCAGAACGCCGTCCAGCACACCGCCCCCGGCCAGCGGATCGGCATCGGCTCACGCCTGTGCGCGGGACGCGTCGAGCTGTACGTCGCCGACAGCGGGCCCGGCGTGCAGCCGCAGGACGCCGGGGTCATCTTCGAGCGGTTCCGCCGCGGCACCGCCCGGCGCGGCTCCCGCGCCACGGGGGCGGGCCTCGGTCTCGCCATCGTCAGGGCCATCGCGGAGAGCCACGGGGGCGGCGTCGAGCTGCGGTCCACGGACGGCGGCGGCGCCACCTTCGTACTCGTACTCCCCGAGGGGCAGCCGGAAGGGACGGAGCGGCAGTGCACCGCATACTGA
- the trpD gene encoding anthranilate phosphoribosyltransferase yields MSAVTPAGGDTAADRSWPDVLNGLLDGRDQSADDTAWAMDRIMRGEATDAQIAGFVVALRAKGETVEEISGLVRAMYAHANVIDVPGPSVDIVGTGGDGAKTVNISTMSAIVVAGTGAKVVKHGNRAASSASGASDVLEKLGVNLDLTPQRVVEVADEAGITFCFAVKFHPALRHAGGARSQLGIRTVFNLLGPLTNPAKVRAQAVGVADPRMAPIVAGVFAERGNSSLVFRGDDGLDELTTTATSRVWAVRDGAVREEAFDPRDVGIDLVPVEALRGADASYNAEVALRLLDGETGPVRDAVLLNSAAALVALAPTDQPLVEQIGAGMAKAARAIDSGAAKRALERWVSASNR; encoded by the coding sequence ATGAGCGCTGTGACCCCCGCAGGAGGCGACACCGCGGCGGACCGTTCCTGGCCCGACGTACTGAACGGCCTGCTCGACGGGCGCGACCAGAGCGCCGACGACACGGCCTGGGCCATGGACCGCATCATGCGCGGCGAGGCCACCGACGCCCAGATCGCCGGGTTCGTGGTCGCCCTGCGCGCCAAGGGCGAGACCGTCGAGGAGATCTCCGGTCTGGTGCGCGCCATGTACGCGCACGCCAACGTCATCGACGTGCCGGGCCCGAGCGTCGACATCGTCGGCACCGGCGGCGACGGCGCCAAGACCGTCAACATCTCGACCATGTCCGCGATCGTCGTCGCGGGCACCGGCGCGAAGGTCGTCAAGCACGGCAACCGCGCCGCCTCCAGCGCGTCCGGCGCCTCCGACGTCCTGGAGAAGCTCGGCGTCAACCTGGACCTCACCCCCCAGCGGGTGGTCGAGGTCGCCGACGAGGCGGGCATCACCTTCTGCTTCGCCGTGAAGTTCCACCCCGCGCTGCGCCACGCGGGCGGCGCCCGCAGCCAGCTCGGCATCCGCACCGTCTTCAACCTCCTCGGCCCGCTCACCAACCCCGCGAAGGTGCGCGCCCAGGCGGTCGGTGTCGCCGATCCGCGGATGGCGCCCATCGTGGCCGGGGTCTTCGCCGAGCGCGGCAACTCGTCCCTCGTCTTCCGCGGCGACGACGGGCTCGACGAGCTGACGACGACCGCGACCTCGCGGGTCTGGGCGGTGCGGGACGGCGCCGTGCGCGAGGAGGCGTTCGACCCGCGGGACGTCGGGATCGACCTGGTGCCCGTCGAGGCGCTGCGGGGCGCCGACGCCTCGTACAACGCGGAGGTGGCGCTGCGGCTGCTCGACGGGGAGACCGGGCCCGTACGGGACGCGGTGCTGCTGAACTCGGCGGCGGCGCTCGTCGCCCTCGCGCCCACCGATCAGCCCCTGGTGGAGCAGATCGGCGCCGGCATGGCGAAGGCGGCGCGGGCGATCGACTCGGGGGCCGCGAAGCGGGCCCTCGAGCGCTGGGTGTCCGCCAGCAACCGCTGA
- a CDS encoding response regulator transcription factor yields the protein MHRILIVEDEDRIAAFVEKGLRANGFTTTVVADGESAYDYALTGGFDLIVLDIGLPGKDGFTVLRQLREARVTTPVIVLTARDSVRDTVAGLEGGADDWMTKPFRFEELLARVRLRLRTAAGAPEVTVLRSGEVTLDLRTRRARSAGRTVDLTAREFVLLELFMRHPGQVLSREQILSHVWGYDFDPGSNIVDVYVRALRKKLGSERVETVRGMGYRLPE from the coding sequence GTGCACCGCATACTGATCGTCGAGGACGAGGACCGCATCGCGGCCTTCGTCGAGAAGGGCCTGCGCGCCAACGGCTTCACCACCACCGTGGTCGCCGACGGCGAGAGCGCCTACGACTACGCCCTGACCGGCGGCTTCGACCTGATCGTCCTGGACATCGGCCTGCCCGGCAAGGACGGCTTCACGGTCCTTCGGCAGCTGCGCGAGGCCCGCGTGACCACGCCCGTCATCGTGCTGACCGCGCGGGACTCGGTGCGGGACACGGTGGCGGGTCTGGAGGGCGGCGCGGACGACTGGATGACCAAGCCGTTCCGCTTCGAGGAGCTCCTCGCCCGGGTGCGGCTGCGGCTGCGCACGGCGGCCGGGGCGCCCGAGGTGACGGTGTTGCGCAGCGGGGAGGTCACGCTGGACCTGCGGACGCGCAGGGCGCGTTCGGCGGGGCGGACGGTGGACCTGACGGCGCGTGAGTTCGTACTCCTCGAACTGTTCATGCGCCACCCGGGGCAGGTGCTCTCGCGGGAGCAGATCCTGTCGCACGTGTGGGGGTACGACTTCGATCCGGGGTCCAACATCGTGGACGTGTACGTGCGCGCGCTGCGCAAGAAGCTCGGGTCGGAGCGGGTCGAGACGGTGCGCGGGATGGGGTACCGGCTGCCGGAGTGA
- a CDS encoding cytochrome b, protein MSTTTTSSNDNRQKAPAGERVADWADGRLGIYSLAKANMRKIFPDHWSFMLGEICLYSFIIIILTGVYLTLFFHPSMNEVEYHGSYIPMQGQLMSEAFNSTMHISFDVRGGLLIRQIHHWAALIFLAGMFVHMMRVFFTGAFRKPREVNWVFGFLLFVLGMFTGFTGYSLPDDLLSGTGVRFMQGAILSMPIVGTYLSMFLFGGEFPGGDFVARFYSVHILLLPGIMLGLVVAHLILVFYHKHTQFAGPGKSNKNVVGMPLLPVYMAKAGGFFFLVFGVIAVIAAIASINPIWAIGPYRPDQVSTGAQPDWYMGFAEGLIRVMPGWEINLWGHTLALGVFIPLVVVFPLVLVAIAVYPFIESWVTGDKREHHILDRPRNAPTRTAFGVAWITAYMVMLVGGGNDLWATHFHLSLNAITWFVRIAFFAGPVIAFIVTKRICLGLQRRDKDKVLHGRESGLIKRLPHGEFIEVHEPLSREQLHTLTAHEQYKPVELGPSVDENGVERKLSGSQKLRAKLSKGYYGEEGQIPKPTADEYKEITSGHGHH, encoded by the coding sequence ATGAGCACCACCACGACATCATCGAACGACAACCGCCAGAAGGCGCCCGCCGGTGAGCGGGTAGCGGACTGGGCCGACGGCCGGCTGGGGATCTACTCCCTCGCCAAGGCCAACATGCGCAAGATCTTCCCGGACCACTGGTCCTTCATGCTCGGTGAGATCTGCCTGTACAGCTTCATCATCATCATCCTCACGGGTGTGTACCTGACGCTGTTCTTCCACCCGTCGATGAACGAGGTGGAGTACCACGGCAGCTACATCCCGATGCAGGGACAGTTGATGTCGGAGGCGTTCAACTCGACCATGCACATCTCCTTCGATGTGCGCGGTGGTCTGCTGATCCGGCAGATCCACCACTGGGCGGCGCTGATCTTCCTCGCCGGCATGTTCGTGCACATGATGCGCGTGTTCTTCACGGGTGCGTTCCGCAAGCCCCGTGAGGTCAACTGGGTCTTCGGCTTCCTGCTGTTCGTCCTCGGCATGTTCACCGGTTTCACCGGTTACTCGCTCCCGGACGACCTGCTCTCCGGCACCGGTGTCCGCTTCATGCAGGGCGCCATCCTGTCGATGCCGATCGTCGGCACGTACCTGTCGATGTTCCTGTTCGGCGGCGAGTTCCCGGGCGGCGACTTCGTGGCCCGGTTCTACTCGGTCCACATCCTGCTGCTGCCGGGCATCATGCTCGGCCTCGTGGTGGCGCACCTGATCCTGGTCTTCTACCACAAGCACACGCAGTTCGCGGGCCCCGGCAAGAGCAACAAGAACGTCGTCGGCATGCCGCTGCTTCCCGTCTACATGGCCAAGGCCGGAGGCTTCTTCTTCCTGGTCTTCGGTGTCATCGCGGTCATCGCGGCGATCGCCTCGATCAACCCGATCTGGGCCATCGGCCCGTACCGGCCGGACCAGGTGTCCACCGGCGCCCAGCCCGACTGGTACATGGGCTTCGCCGAGGGTCTGATCCGTGTGATGCCGGGCTGGGAGATCAACCTCTGGGGCCACACGCTCGCCCTGGGCGTGTTCATCCCGCTGGTCGTGGTCTTCCCGCTGGTCCTCGTGGCCATCGCGGTCTACCCGTTCATCGAGTCCTGGGTCACCGGCGACAAGCGCGAGCACCACATCCTGGACCGCCCGCGCAACGCCCCGACCCGTACGGCCTTCGGTGTCGCCTGGATCACCGCGTACATGGTCATGCTGGTCGGTGGTGGCAACGACCTGTGGGCCACGCACTTCCACCTGTCGCTGAACGCGATCACCTGGTTCGTCCGGATCGCCTTCTTCGCCGGACCGGTCATCGCCTTCATCGTGACCAAGCGGATCTGCCTGGGTCTGCAGCGGCGCGACAAGGACAAGGTGCTGCACGGCCGCGAGTCGGGTCTCATCAAGCGCCTGCCGCACGGTGAGTTCATCGAGGTCCACGAGCCGCTCAGCAGGGAGCAGCTGCACACGCTCACCGCGCACGAGCAGTACAAGCCGGTCGAGCTCGGCCCGTCGGTCGACGAGAACGGCGTCGAGCGCAAGCTGTCCGGTTCGCAGAAGCTCCGGGCGAAGCTCTCCAAGGGCTACTACGGGGAAGAGGGTCAGATCCCCAAGCCCACCGCCGACGAGTACAAGGAGATCACGAGCGGCCACGGCCACCACTGA
- a CDS encoding small secreted hydrophilic protein, whose protein sequence is MVFSHRMAALAAVVAIPLGIAATSYLLTDSPEQPKAPPKVELESDSPSSEPAPPRPAPSDEKVSPPPVSENPSNDDSGDSRSSGNGDEDAADDNDDDGPGDDG, encoded by the coding sequence ATGGTCTTCTCCCACCGCATGGCCGCCCTGGCCGCCGTCGTCGCGATCCCGCTCGGCATCGCCGCGACCAGCTACCTCCTGACGGACAGCCCCGAGCAGCCCAAGGCCCCGCCCAAGGTGGAGCTGGAAAGCGACTCGCCGTCCTCGGAGCCGGCCCCTCCACGGCCCGCCCCGAGCGACGAGAAAGTATCCCCTCCGCCGGTGAGCGAGAATCCCTCGAACGATGACAGCGGAGACAGCCGAAGCAGTGGGAACGGCGACGAAGACGCCGCGGACGACAACGACGACGACGGCCCCGGCGACGACGGGTGA
- a CDS encoding rhomboid family intramembrane serine protease, with translation MIATWGTKAGRLLRGQSATVTYGLIAVCCVIFVISPVSGFNPAYGRGNELLAAQQAYFERWGVVPAELFKGVPGAALGPFTALFVHGSWLHLLGNMLFLYVFGAMVEERMGHLLYALFYVCCGYLALLAYAAAHAGSDQTLVGASGAISAVLGAFLYLFPKARVTSLFPFLFFLPLRFPAWVVLPFWVALQWLAAGQGGKGTGVAYLAHLVGFSLGFLFAWGWSLRRTRVRVKGSAPATEGDSQP, from the coding sequence ATGATCGCCACATGGGGTACGAAGGCGGGCCGGCTGCTCAGGGGACAGTCCGCCACGGTGACGTACGGACTGATCGCCGTCTGCTGCGTGATCTTCGTGATCTCGCCGGTGTCCGGGTTCAATCCCGCGTACGGCAGGGGCAACGAACTGCTCGCCGCGCAGCAGGCCTACTTCGAGCGGTGGGGCGTCGTCCCCGCCGAGCTCTTCAAGGGCGTCCCGGGCGCCGCCCTCGGACCGTTCACCGCTCTGTTCGTGCACGGAAGCTGGCTGCATCTGCTCGGGAACATGCTGTTCCTGTACGTGTTCGGGGCCATGGTCGAGGAACGCATGGGGCACCTCCTGTACGCGCTCTTCTACGTCTGCTGCGGCTACCTCGCCCTGCTCGCCTACGCGGCCGCGCACGCGGGCTCCGACCAGACGCTCGTGGGGGCGTCCGGGGCGATCTCCGCCGTCCTCGGCGCCTTCCTCTATCTCTTCCCGAAGGCGCGCGTCACCAGCCTCTTCCCGTTCCTCTTCTTCCTGCCGCTGCGCTTTCCCGCATGGGTGGTGCTGCCGTTCTGGGTGGCGCTGCAGTGGCTGGCGGCGGGGCAGGGCGGCAAGGGCACGGGGGTGGCCTATCTGGCGCACCTCGTGGGCTTCTCGCTCGGGTTCCTCTTCGCGTGGGGGTGGAGTCTGCGGAGGACTAGAGTGCGTGTGAAAGGCAGCGCACCGGCCACCGAGGGAGACAGCCAGCCGTGA
- a CDS encoding glycerate kinase produces the protein MLTRFAIAPSGFKESLSAGSAAEAIAAGVRRAVPHAETDLIPLVDGGEGTARALASASGGRLVALPATGPVGQPIGTHFALLPDGTAVVEMAAVAGLSLVPRDLRDPGVTTTYGVGELIRAALDTGARRILVGCGDSGTSDGGAGALQALGARLLDLDGWELPRGGRELTRLSRIDPSGIDPRLAATELRVACNPYNVLCGERGVARVFGPQKGATPTQVEQLAAALEHWAHLLTRDLRVRADLFEGPGTGASGGLGAGLAALGAALLPRFDVLLDRLDLDARLARADLVITAEGALDHQTPRGKVPAEVARRAKLSGRPVLVLAGTIGAGAHAVRSVGVDAYSSILPAPMSMTEALGRGGEFLTDATERALRMIQLGSRLPAQTAAPVSGTHRPSSVR, from the coding sequence GTGCTGACCCGTTTCGCCATCGCCCCCAGCGGCTTCAAGGAGTCGCTGTCCGCGGGCTCCGCGGCCGAGGCCATCGCCGCGGGGGTACGCCGTGCCGTCCCGCACGCCGAGACCGATCTGATCCCACTCGTGGACGGCGGCGAGGGCACGGCCCGCGCGCTGGCGTCCGCGAGCGGCGGCCGCCTCGTCGCGCTGCCCGCGACCGGACCCGTCGGCCAGCCGATCGGCACCCACTTCGCCCTGCTGCCCGACGGCACCGCGGTCGTCGAAATGGCGGCCGTGGCCGGCCTCTCCCTGGTCCCCCGCGATCTGCGCGACCCGGGCGTCACCACGACGTACGGCGTCGGCGAGCTGATCCGCGCGGCGCTCGACACGGGCGCCCGCCGCATCCTCGTCGGCTGCGGCGACTCGGGGACGTCGGACGGCGGCGCGGGCGCCCTGCAGGCACTCGGCGCCAGACTCCTCGACCTCGACGGCTGGGAACTGCCGCGCGGCGGGCGGGAGTTGACGCGCCTGAGCCGCATCGACCCGAGCGGCATCGACCCGCGCCTCGCGGCCACCGAGCTCCGCGTGGCCTGCAACCCCTACAACGTCCTGTGCGGCGAGCGCGGCGTCGCCCGCGTCTTCGGCCCCCAGAAGGGCGCGACCCCCACCCAGGTCGAACAGCTCGCCGCCGCCCTGGAGCACTGGGCACACCTGCTCACCAGGGACCTCCGCGTGCGCGCCGATCTCTTCGAGGGTCCCGGCACGGGCGCGTCGGGTGGTCTCGGCGCCGGGCTCGCCGCCCTCGGCGCCGCCCTGCTCCCCCGCTTCGACGTCCTGCTCGACCGGCTCGACCTCGACGCCCGGCTCGCCCGCGCCGACCTGGTCATCACCGCGGAGGGCGCCCTCGACCACCAGACGCCGCGCGGCAAGGTCCCCGCCGAGGTCGCCCGCCGGGCCAAGCTCTCCGGCAGGCCCGTCCTGGTGCTCGCGGGCACGATCGGAGCCGGCGCGCACGCCGTGCGCTCCGTCGGCGTCGACGCCTACAGCTCGATCCTGCCCGCCCCGATGTCGATGACCGAGGCGCTCGGCAGGGGCGGCGAGTTCCTCACCGACGCGACGGAGCGGGCCCTGCGCATGATCCAGCTCGGCTCACGCCTGCCCGCTCAGACCGCGGCGCCGGTGTCCGGCACGCACCGTCCGTCCTCGGTGCGGTAG
- a CDS encoding aminotransferase class V-fold PLP-dependent enzyme, whose translation MSVSAVAADSSVCAPLAVLGRDVTVPLVTGGEVTYAALDYAASAPALQRVWDDVAAYAPYYGSVHRGAGYLSQLSTDLFENSRKTVAEFLGCREGDQVVFTRSTTDSLNLLAAALPADCQVFVFETEHHASLLPWRDARVTYLNAPRTPDEAVHTLERALADREPYGPALVCVTGASNVTGELWPVRELAAAAHAHGARIVLDAAQLAPHHPVSIAELDVDWVAFSGHKLYAPFGSGVLAGRSDWLRDAEPYLAGGGASRKVARRADGGVDVEWHDTAARHEAGSPNVIGVYSIAAACKALTEAGFDELVAREQHLIRTVREGLAEVPQVRILSLFGDDAPRVGVISFVVDGWNSSHFAAALSAEYGIGVRDGLFCAHPLVRTLLDSEPDEPGECGAPEAAPGEKSLNAIRVSFGAGTPDEHVERFVRAVRELVADGARWSYRTEDGRCVPDTGAAV comes from the coding sequence ATGTCTGTTTCCGCCGTTGCCGCCGACTCGTCCGTCTGTGCCCCGCTCGCCGTCCTCGGCCGGGACGTCACCGTCCCGCTGGTCACCGGCGGCGAGGTGACCTACGCGGCGCTCGACTACGCGGCGAGCGCGCCGGCGCTGCAGCGCGTGTGGGACGACGTGGCCGCGTACGCCCCGTACTACGGCAGCGTGCACCGCGGCGCCGGGTACCTGTCGCAGCTGTCGACCGACCTCTTCGAGAACTCCCGCAAGACCGTCGCCGAGTTCCTCGGCTGCCGCGAGGGCGACCAGGTCGTCTTCACCCGCTCCACCACCGACTCCCTGAACCTCCTCGCCGCCGCGCTGCCCGCCGACTGCCAGGTCTTCGTCTTCGAGACCGAGCACCACGCCTCGCTGCTGCCGTGGCGGGACGCCCGCGTCACCTACCTCAACGCGCCGCGCACCCCGGACGAGGCCGTCCACACCCTGGAGCGTGCCCTCGCCGACCGTGAACCCTACGGGCCCGCCCTCGTCTGTGTCACCGGCGCCTCCAACGTCACCGGCGAGCTGTGGCCCGTGCGCGAGCTGGCCGCCGCCGCGCACGCGCACGGCGCCCGCATCGTCCTCGACGCCGCGCAGCTCGCACCCCACCACCCCGTCTCCATCGCGGAGTTGGACGTCGACTGGGTCGCGTTCTCCGGGCACAAGCTGTACGCGCCCTTCGGCTCCGGTGTCCTCGCGGGCCGCTCCGACTGGCTGCGCGACGCGGAGCCGTACCTCGCGGGCGGCGGCGCCTCCCGCAAGGTCGCGCGGCGCGCCGACGGCGGCGTGGACGTGGAGTGGCACGACACCGCCGCCCGCCACGAGGCCGGGTCCCCGAACGTCATCGGCGTCTACTCCATCGCCGCCGCCTGCAAGGCGCTCACCGAGGCGGGCTTCGACGAGCTCGTCGCCCGCGAGCAGCACCTCATCCGGACGGTCCGCGAGGGCCTCGCCGAGGTTCCGCAGGTGCGGATCCTCTCCCTCTTCGGCGACGACGCGCCGCGCGTGGGCGTCATCTCCTTCGTCGTGGACGGCTGGAACAGCTCGCACTTCGCCGCCGCGCTCTCCGCCGAGTACGGCATCGGCGTACGCGACGGCCTGTTCTGCGCCCACCCGCTGGTGCGCACCCTCCTCGACAGCGAGCCCGACGAGCCCGGCGAGTGCGGCGCCCCCGAGGCCGCGCCCGGCGAGAAGTCGCTGAACGCGATCCGCGTGAGCTTCGGCGCGGGCACCCCCGACGAGCACGTCGAGCGCTTCGTGCGCGCGGTGAGGGAACTGGTCGCGGACGGTGCGCGCTGGAGCTACCGCACCGAGGACGGACGGTGCGTGCCGGACACCGGCGCCGCGGTCTGA
- a CDS encoding SLC13 family permease, translated as MTLNLRQAVTLCAALSLCALLAVPGNFPGLSGDARLTLAVFALATCAWIGTPVDDTYIALGAGLALTATGVISSDTLFGTLGDETVWLLICAFVLAAAVARSGLAGRAAAFLVSGACTVRQLTHLTTAALVVTAFAVPATSGRAALALPVFLALAKVLADRRRLVVMLALLFPTVILLSAVATLIGAGAHLITVSVLWEATGERIGFTQWLLLGLPLAMTSSHLAAEAVLLTTTRRADRKGPVRITLDQLQEHSEQPVTGPWEPAETRCALLLATVVALWCSEPLHQVPPAVVALIGAVVAASPALGTVGLKDALRTVPWALLLFMAATMAMGVALADSGAAQWLVSGLPLDLPAWLFLAVVVAVSTAAHLVLQSRSARSSVLVPLVVAAAVGAGVNPVAAALASTAAAGFCHTLPASAKPVTLFADIPDTPTYTPRDLLRLSAVLAPLTAALVLLFAVTLWPLLGVPVR; from the coding sequence GTGACCTTGAACCTGCGGCAGGCCGTGACCCTCTGCGCGGCGCTCAGTCTGTGCGCGCTGCTCGCGGTCCCCGGGAACTTCCCGGGTCTGAGCGGCGACGCCCGTCTCACCCTCGCCGTCTTCGCGCTGGCGACCTGCGCCTGGATCGGCACGCCGGTCGACGACACGTACATCGCGCTCGGCGCGGGCCTCGCCCTCACCGCGACCGGTGTGATCAGCAGCGACACCCTGTTCGGCACCCTCGGCGACGAGACGGTGTGGCTGCTGATCTGCGCCTTCGTGCTCGCGGCCGCGGTGGCGCGCAGCGGGCTCGCGGGGCGGGCGGCGGCGTTCCTGGTCAGCGGGGCGTGCACCGTACGGCAGTTGACGCATCTGACGACCGCGGCGCTGGTCGTGACCGCCTTCGCGGTGCCGGCGACCTCGGGGCGCGCCGCGCTCGCGCTGCCCGTCTTCCTCGCGCTCGCCAAGGTCCTCGCCGACCGGAGACGACTGGTCGTGATGCTGGCGCTGCTCTTTCCGACCGTGATCCTCCTGTCCGCGGTCGCGACTCTGATCGGTGCGGGGGCACATCTGATCACGGTGTCGGTCCTGTGGGAGGCGACCGGTGAGCGGATCGGCTTCACGCAGTGGCTGCTCCTCGGGCTGCCCCTCGCCATGACCTCCTCTCATCTCGCGGCGGAGGCCGTCCTGTTGACGACGACGCGGCGCGCCGACCGCAAGGGTCCGGTCCGCATCACCCTCGACCAGCTCCAGGAACACAGCGAACAGCCCGTCACCGGCCCCTGGGAACCTGCCGAGACGCGCTGCGCCCTGCTGCTCGCCACCGTCGTCGCCCTGTGGTGCAGCGAGCCGCTCCACCAGGTGCCGCCCGCCGTCGTCGCGCTGATCGGCGCGGTCGTGGCCGCATCGCCCGCGCTCGGCACCGTCGGCCTCAAGGACGCCCTCAGGACGGTCCCCTGGGCGCTGCTCCTGTTCATGGCGGCGACGATGGCGATGGGGGTCGCGCTCGCCGACTCGGGGGCGGCCCAGTGGCTGGTGTCCGGGCTGCCCCTCGACCTCCCCGCGTGGCTGTTCCTCGCCGTGGTCGTCGCGGTCAGCACGGCCGCGCACCTCGTCCTGCAGTCCCGCTCGGCCCGCTCGTCGGTCCTGGTGCCGCTGGTCGTGGCGGCGGCCGTCGGCGCGGGCGTCAACCCGGTCGCCGCGGCGCTCGCCTCCACGGCGGCGGCCGGGTTCTGCCACACCCTGCCCGCCTCCGCGAAGCCCGTCACCCTCTTCGCCGACATCCCGGACACGCCCACCTACACCCCGCGGGACCTGCTGCGGCTCTCCGCGGTCCTCGCGCCGCTGACCGCCGCGCTCGTCCTGCTCTTCGCCGTGACGCTCTGGCCGCTGCTCGGCGTCCCCGTCCGCTGA